Proteins encoded within one genomic window of Pygocentrus nattereri isolate fPygNat1 chromosome 9, fPygNat1.pri, whole genome shotgun sequence:
- the LOC108434820 gene encoding collagen alpha-1(XX) chain produces MAVITGIILVTLASEVYAQGRLKLTVLSEDRLQMKWKEAEGPVQGYRVRVRSISEVPQPEMMLTTTRGKATVVGLDSRQEYLLQVLVLNGTGEKLIAKRRFTISGLREEEVVRSGNREQKKKAQAVGSGSGEIDDGTEALESLPTVLYPEPTTTEPPTATEQEEQEVEKSGKDKKKKKKDKHHAKSEEKERQVESREKSSEEDDKVRKTAATQPVTAGTSRKPFECRPGVQADLVLLVDGSWSIGRTNFRKVREFLEGLVTPFHIGPDGVQIALSQYSGDPRTEWQLNNFTSREQLLDAVRNFRYKGGNTFTGQALIHVLEENLKEEAGARLDAPNFLLLLTDGKSQDDAIAAANRLKSVGVEIIAVGVKNADEAELRQVASEPLELNVYNVNDFPLLSKLVGRLVRILCGKIEDRSKAKRIEHPTVDPVLSYPSPTDLQYSELGPKEVRASWAGPSRVVQQYRVVFHSSEGQSPQEVVVNGSVSTVMLTGLSSQTQYHLSIFPVYEDNVGPPLRGIFTTMPLAMPHSLEVTASSPTSLRVHWRPAPGATQYMALYSALTDGEPDDAREVKFGPDETDVELQDLMPSTDYSVTLYALYDEDPSDPVTAVATTFPLPSPLSMHFPMVSHSTLRVTWVPGAVSVPAHRITYSTNHGSDVKQVEVAGVNTVLLQNLASLSRYLVSVQSHYQKGLSTPLIANVTTLRVPAPSELRVTNYSESALTVRWEPAADDVTSYLIKWISLSGGDLRQLKVDGESEGAILEGVEDDKEYQISLSALYADGAQSEAVAIRYSTLSGGGPSSVSISEETAVSMLVSWVPPNAHVLQYRVSYTPLTGGEARENAVSLPGSERRVLLQSLLPDTRYSVLVTAEYRNREGGSASAQGKTTSMRVSSVSVVRSDHSSICVSWRPVIAVTAYRIVIQALRDKQIKEETVDSSSSNHCFSELQPETVYRISVHSRLGTVESAAVTILHPTAAAPVRMQVPLRLHPIQNEVCPEMTIRNNVIKGFNMMEAFGLTQRAHSTVEGVAAEPFIFSFLPSYTLYRDTQLTQSTRFIHPAGFAPEHTISVMFRLLQDSPTEPFALWQLTDNDFQPKMGVVLDPERKVLLYFSLDYRGEVQELTFDQPQVHTLFYGSFHKIHLSVSQVSVSLSVDCLRVGERPARPLGALPTDGFEMLGKLVRTRGPRSGSAAFQLQSFEIVCNTTWASEDTCCDLPAQRDEESCPAPAYACTCTSDIPGAPGDVGPPGKPGPRGEKGEKGEEGQKGEMGPPGKGGPEGGFGPMGSVGPRGIAVTGKMGPPGIRGEKGDMGRPGNQGLPGLPGSKGEEGKPGPKGTRGVEGNIGPPGSTGPRGFQGMPGHPGPVGERGPLGPVGPTGLPGSKGERGEKGEPQSLAIIYQLVTQACEKLVHNEVLKIDAFLNEISRKPVPIQEPVGPPGEPGIPGGRGPPGPRGPEGRQGNRGEQGKPGYPGEQGRRGLPGERGAPGFNVQGPQGMKGFAGLPGETKTGIQGPRGEDGKPGVPGIPGGVGQSGEIGPPGVCDSSGCHRGAPPAVDPYFGYQP; encoded by the exons AAGTGCCCCAGCCGGAGATGATGCTGACCACAACGAGAGGCAAAGCCACAGTGGTAGGGCTGGACTCCAGACAGGAATACCTGCTGCAGGTGCTGGTGCTGAACGGAACCGGAGAGAAACTTATCGCCAAGAGACGCTTCACCA TCAGCGGGCTgcgggaggaggaggtggtGCGCAGTGGCAACCGAGAGCAGAAAAAGAAAGCGCAGGCCGTGGGCTCGGGCTCCGGAGAAATAGACGATGGGACCGAGGCGCTGGAATCGCTGCCCACCGTGCTCTACCCAGAGCCCACCACCACAG AGCCCCCTACTGCAACTGAACAAGAAGAACAGGAGGTTGAAAAGAGTGGCAAagataagaagaagaaaaagaaagacaagcaTCATGCAAAGTCAGaggagaaggaaaggcaggttGAAAGTAGAGAGAAGTCTTCAGAAGAGGACGACAAAGTGAGAAAAACAGCTGCTACCCAACCTGTCACAG CTGGTACATCACGGAAGCCATTTGAGTGCAGACCCGGAGTGCAGGCGGATCTCGTTCTGCTGGTGGATGGCTCATGGAGCATCGGCCGCACTAACTTCAGAAAAGTACGAGAGTTCCTCGAAGGTCTGGTTACCCCGTTCCACATCGGCCCAGATGGGGTACAAATCG ccCTATCACAGTACAGTGGAGACCCTCGCACTGAGTGGCAGCTCAACAACTTCACTTCCAGAGAGCAGCTCCTGGATGCTGTCCGAAACTTTAGATACAAAGGAGGGAACACCTTCACAG GTCAGGCTCTCATTCATGTTCTGGAGGAGAATCTGAAGGAGGAGGCAGGAGCTCGACTAGATGCTCCAaattttttgctgctgttgaCTGATGGGAAGTCTCAGGATGATGCCATCGCTGCTGCAAACAGACTGAAGAGTGTAGGAGTGGAGATCATCGCTGTGG GTGTGAAGAATGCGGATGAGGCTGAGTTGAGGCAGGTGGCGTCTGAGCCTTTGGAGCTGAATGTGTATAATGTTAATGATTTCCCTCTGCTCAGTAAACTGGTTGGTCGATTAGTGCGTATTCTATGTGGGAAGATAGAAGACCGCAGTAAAGCAAAGC GAATAGAGCATCCCACTGTGGACCCCGTGCTGTCTTACCCCAGCCCCACCGACCTGCAGTACTCTGAACTGGGTCCTAAAGAGGTGCGTGCGAGCTGGGCTGGGCCGAGTCGCGTTGTGCAGCAGTACAGGGTGGTGTTCCACAGCAGTGAGGGACAGAGCCCACAGGAG GTGGTGGTAAATGGGTCAGTCTCCACAGTGATGCTGACTGGACTGTCCTCTCAGACGCAGTATCACCTCTCAATCTTTCCTGTGTATGAAGACAACGTGGGCCCTCCACTTAGAGGCATCTTCACCACAA TGCCGCTGGCCATGCCACACTCTCTGGAGGTCACTGCATCTTCTCCCACCAGTCTGCGTGTGCATTGGAGGCCGGCTCCTGGAGCTACTCAGTACATGGCACTGTACTCAGCACTCACTGATGGGGAGCCTGATGATGCACGAGAG GTGAAGTTTGGGCCTGATGAGACAGATGTGGAACTGCAGGATCTGATGCCCTCCACAGattactcagtcactctgtaCGCTCTGTATGACGAAGACCCCAGCGACCCTGTCACAGCCGTCGCTACCACAT TCCCATTGCCTTCTCCTCTCAGTATGCACTTCCCCATGGTAAGTCACAGCACTCTCAGAGTCACATGGGTGCCTGGTGCCGTCAGTGTTCCTGCCCATCGCATCACCTACAGTACCAATCACGGCAGTGACGTCAAACAG GTGGAGGTAGCCGGTGTGAACACAGTCTTGCTACAGAATCTGGCCTCTCTGTCCAGGTATCTGGTGTCCGTGCAGTCCCACTATCAAAAAGGCTTGTCCACCCCACTCATTGCCAACGTCACCACAT taaGAGTGCCTGCTCCATCTGAGCTCAGAGTCACTAACTACTCAGAGAGTGCACTAACAGTACGCTGGGAGCCAGCTGCAGATGATGTGACCTCATACCTGATTAAATGGATCTCTCTCAGTGGAGGAGACCTGAGGCAG CTAAAGGTGGAtggggagagtgagggagccaTATTGGAGGGCGTTGAAGATGACAAAGAGTACCAGATCTCGCTGTCTGCTCTGTATGCGGATGGAGCACAGAGTGAAGCTGTGGCTATACGATACAGTACAT TGTCAGGGGGAGGTCCCAGTTCTGTGTCCATCTCTGAGGAGACAGCGGTCAGCATGCTGGTCAGTTGGGTTCCACCTAACGCACATGTGCTGCAGTACCGCGTATCATACACACCTTTAACAGGAGGAGAGGCGCGAGAGAACGCA GTGTCGTTGCCAGGCAGTGAACGCCGGGTTCTGCTGCAGTCTCTGCTGCCTGACACTCGCTACAGTGTGCTGGTTACTGCTGAGTACCGCAACAGAGAGGGAGGTAGTGCCTCAGCACAGGGGAAAACCA CCAGTATGCGTGTGAGCAGTGTGAGTGTGGTGCGCTCTGACCACTCCAGTATCTGTGTATCCTGGAGGCCAGTAATAGCCGTTACAGCTTACCGCATTGTCATCCAGGCCCTCAGAG ACAAGCAGATAAAGGAGGAAACTGTGGACTCGAGTAGCAGCAATCACTGCTTCTCTGAGTTGCAGCCTGAGACAGTGTATCGCATCAGTGTGCACTCCCGCTTGGGGACAGTAGAGAGCGCTGCTGTCACTATTCTCCATCCAACAG CTGCAGCACCTGTGAGAATGCAGGTTCCTCTACGGCTGCATCCCATACAGAATGAAG TGTGTCCTGAGATGACCATCAGAAACAATGTGATAAAAG GTTTTAATATGATGGAGGCGTTTGGTCTGACTCAGAGAGCTCATTCCACAGTGGAGGGCGTGGCAGCGGAGCCTTTCATCTTCAGCTTTTTACCCAGctacaccctctacagagacacacagctCACCCAGAGCACACG ATTCATCCACCCTGCCGGCTTTGCGCCAGAGCACACCATCAGCGTGATGTTCCGCCTACTGCAAGACTCTCCCACAGAACCTTTCGCCCTTTGGCAGCTCACTGACAATGATTTCCAGCCCAAGATGGGGGTGGTGCTGGACC CTGAGAGGAAAGTGTTGCTGTACTTCAGTCTGGACTACAGAGGAGAGGTACAGGAACTGACCTTTGACCAGCCCCAAGTCCACACACTCTTCTACGGCAGCTTTCACAAG ATTCACCTGTCTGTTAGTCAGGTGAGTGTATCCTTATCTGTGGACTGTCTGCGAGTTGGAGAGAGACCTGCTCGTCCTCTTGGAGCGCTACCTACTGATGGCTTTGAGATGCTGGGCAAACTAGTGAGGACTCGCGGGCCCCGAAGTGGATCTGCTGCT TTCCAGCTACAGTCTTTTGAGATCGTGTGTAATACCACCTGGGCCTCAGAGGACACCTGCTGTGACCTGCCCGCTCAG AGGGATGAGGAGAGTTGCCCTGCTCCTGCTTATGCATGCACCTGCACCTCTGACATCCCTGGAGCACCTGGAGATGTTGGTCCTCCT GGCAAACCTGGTCCTCGAggggagaaaggagaaaaaggggAGGAAGGACAGAAG GGTGAAATGGGACCTCCTGGCAAGGGAGGGCCTGAGGGAGGCTTTGGCCCTATGGGGTCTGTCGGCCCCCGTGGCATAGCAGTAACGGGTAAAATG GGGCCTCCAGGGATACGAGGCGAAAAAGGGGATATGGGAAGGCCTGGGAATCAA gggTTACCAGGACTACCTGGCTCTAAAGGTGAAGAAGGAAAACCTGGACCAAAG GGGACCAGAGGTGTGGAGGGTAACATTGGACCCCCGGGGAGTACTGGACCAAGA GGCTTCCAGGGTATGCCTGGTCACCCAGGACCTGTTGGAGAGAGGGGACCACTGGGACCCGTAGGGCCAACA GGGCTTCCTGGAAgtaagggtgagagaggagagaag GGAGAGCCGCAGTCTCTTGCCATTATTTACCAGCTTGTTACTCAGGCTTGTGAGAAGCTAGTGCACA ATGAAGTGCTGAAGATAGACGCTTTCCTGAATGAGATCAGTCGAAAGCCTGTGCCCATCCAGGAGCCAGTTGGGCCTCCAGGAGAGCCCGGAATCCCAGGTGGGAGAGGACCCCCAGGGCCCAGAGGCCCTGAGGGACGACAGGGAAACAGAGGAGAACAAGGCAAACCAGGGTACCCTGGAGAGCAGG GACGCAGAGGTTTGCCTGGTGAGAGAGGAGCTCCAGGTTTTAATGTTCAGGGACCACAAGGAATGAAGGGTTTTGCAG GGCTTCCAGGGGAAACCAAGACAGGGATACAAGGCCCTCGAGGTGAGGATGGTAAACCAGGTGTTCCTGGTATTCCAGGGGGTGTGGGTCAGTCAGGTGAGATTGgcccccctggtgtgtgtgacAGCAGTGGCTGCCATCGAGGAGCGCCCCCAGCAG tggatCCATACTTCGGATACCAGCCCTGA